From Granulicella sp. WH15, the proteins below share one genomic window:
- a CDS encoding AI-2E family transporter: MDPSIDPFDQPVKTVGGALGGWLRATALDGLIVCVLWLIGLELLHVPWAPLWALVGGLMQFIPGVGGMLAVAGPAIATALSGGEDTLFRLSMVLGLYGVIAILDGLVINPYVLHRTTLVPWWAAFLGPIVLGFLIPPWGVLIAPPLLAVIFAFRGQQKPR; the protein is encoded by the coding sequence ATGGACCCTTCTATCGACCCGTTTGACCAACCCGTAAAGACGGTAGGCGGCGCGCTCGGCGGCTGGCTGCGTGCGACGGCCCTCGATGGGCTGATCGTCTGCGTGCTGTGGCTGATTGGGCTGGAGCTGCTGCACGTGCCCTGGGCTCCGCTGTGGGCGCTGGTGGGCGGGCTGATGCAGTTCATCCCCGGCGTGGGCGGGATGCTGGCCGTGGCTGGGCCTGCAATCGCCACCGCATTATCGGGTGGAGAGGACACGCTCTTCCGGCTGTCGATGGTGCTGGGGCTGTACGGCGTGATCGCGATCCTGGACGGCCTTGTAATCAACCCGTACGTGCTGCACCGGACGACGCTGGTGCCGTGGTGGGCGGCGTTCCTGGGACCGATCGTGCTGGGCTTCCTGATCCCCCCGTGGGGCGTATTGATCGCGCCGCCGCTGCTGGCGGTGATCTTCGCCTTCCGGGGGCAGCAGAAGCCTCGTTAG
- a CDS encoding response regulator, translating into MPESASVNKPKPRVLVADDEQVIANTLAIILNQAGFEARAVYSGEKAIEALESFSPDMLISDVIMTGMTGIEAAIATRKKLPNCKILLFSGQAATADLLEKARTEGHEFEILAKPVHPTDLLAKLRR; encoded by the coding sequence ATGCCGGAATCTGCTTCCGTTAATAAGCCAAAACCACGCGTACTCGTTGCTGATGATGAGCAGGTGATCGCTAATACGCTCGCCATCATCCTCAATCAGGCGGGCTTTGAGGCGCGTGCCGTTTACAGTGGCGAAAAGGCGATCGAAGCTCTCGAATCCTTCTCTCCGGATATGCTCATCTCCGACGTCATCATGACCGGGATGACGGGCATCGAGGCGGCGATCGCGACGCGCAAGAAGCTGCCCAACTGCAAGATTCTGCTTTTTTCGGGACAGGCCGCGACAGCCGATTTGCTGGAAAAGGCGCGGACGGAAGGGCACGAGTTCGAGATTCTCGCTAAGCCCGTGCACCCGACGGACCTGCTGGCCAAGCTGAGGCGCTAA
- a CDS encoding polysaccharide biosynthesis tyrosine autokinase yields the protein MTPDASQDATAVGAPRPTFSFSAPESTDTTLSEALVVLRKRRWVLIVAIILGVLGGLYRGFTEPRLYVATGRIQVHSSSSASEYKMNVATAAMGGDEDSQTKLQSEVSILQSDSLMASLARELNLVNNPDFLETRDPIQHKSMDDLAVREGVIKTLKGNLTVALVPKTDIIKISYSSLNAKLSADIVNKLIADYIQRSYESRFASTQRVSQWLSGQLDDLKQKVETSQQRMLDLQRKLGVLGVDSSHDEIAAAIEDLQKAAGVARLQRIVSEARYRLLAGMDPDAMEGSIDIPMNPGINNLPPPALTSLRQSLATAKSNYAMLEGTLGVNHPQALASRAQIDELSKEVTAEQNRLLEQAKQNFELAKSNQTQTESVLEAQKTAAYKMRDDLVEYTLRQREFESDRTLYEGLLQRLRSAGVEAGLESMEVDIVDQAIPPARPTMRSKSFDLLLASLVALIIGVLLAFLLENLDTGLRSIAEIEAITELPSLAIIPRSRRSTAEQLAGMTTVERNINVLTQPKSQFTESFRSLRTALLLSMSEGREPKYILFTSATPSEGKTTAATNLATVMAQGDARVLLIDADLRRPNVHHRFGLAGKLGLSTILSGSSTLENSVQNVPEVPNLDVLASGPVPPFPTEMLSSESMSQLLAKAGQMYGYVIIDSPPILSVTDGVLLARQSDITVLVIRHGKSSKPVVRRARDLLVRSGAPLSGIVLNAVDLNSPEYYGYYGYSGYSYTSVDSSGWESKGAPTEHRNGKKGNR from the coding sequence ATGACGCCGGATGCCAGTCAAGACGCCACCGCTGTAGGAGCTCCCCGCCCCACCTTCTCCTTCAGCGCTCCCGAATCAACTGATACAACCCTCTCCGAAGCGCTGGTTGTCTTGCGCAAACGGCGCTGGGTCCTCATCGTCGCCATCATTCTCGGCGTACTGGGAGGCTTGTATCGAGGTTTTACCGAGCCGCGTCTGTACGTGGCCACCGGTAGAATCCAGGTTCACTCCTCCAGCTCCGCCAGCGAATACAAGATGAACGTCGCCACAGCCGCCATGGGGGGAGACGAAGACTCCCAGACCAAGCTGCAGTCCGAGGTTTCCATCCTGCAGAGCGACAGTCTGATGGCATCGCTCGCGCGCGAGCTGAATCTGGTCAATAACCCGGATTTCCTCGAAACCCGTGACCCCATCCAGCACAAGAGCATGGATGATCTGGCGGTGCGCGAAGGTGTCATCAAGACCCTGAAGGGAAACCTGACGGTTGCCCTGGTCCCCAAGACCGACATCATCAAGATCAGCTACAGCAGCCTGAACGCCAAGCTGTCGGCAGACATCGTCAATAAGCTGATCGCCGATTACATCCAGCGCAGCTATGAGAGCCGCTTTGCCTCCACACAGCGGGTGTCGCAGTGGCTGTCGGGACAGCTCGATGACCTGAAGCAGAAGGTCGAGACCTCGCAGCAGCGGATGCTGGACTTGCAGAGGAAGCTCGGCGTACTGGGAGTCGATAGCAGCCACGACGAGATCGCCGCCGCCATCGAGGATCTACAGAAGGCTGCCGGAGTCGCTCGTCTACAGCGAATCGTCTCGGAGGCGCGCTACCGGCTGCTCGCGGGCATGGATCCGGACGCCATGGAAGGCTCGATTGACATCCCCATGAATCCGGGCATAAACAATCTCCCTCCGCCCGCTCTCACCTCGCTGCGCCAGTCGCTGGCCACTGCGAAGTCGAACTACGCCATGCTGGAAGGCACGCTCGGGGTCAATCATCCCCAGGCGCTGGCGTCCAGGGCTCAGATTGACGAACTGTCCAAAGAGGTCACCGCCGAGCAAAATCGGCTGCTGGAGCAGGCAAAGCAAAACTTTGAGCTGGCGAAGTCCAACCAGACCCAGACTGAATCCGTCCTCGAAGCGCAGAAGACAGCCGCGTACAAGATGCGGGACGACCTGGTGGAATACACCTTGCGGCAGCGCGAGTTTGAGTCTGACCGGACGCTCTACGAAGGGCTTCTGCAGCGACTGCGCTCGGCGGGCGTCGAGGCTGGGCTCGAGTCGATGGAGGTCGATATCGTCGACCAGGCCATTCCACCGGCACGACCGACGATGCGCTCGAAGTCGTTCGACCTGCTGCTTGCCAGCCTCGTCGCTCTGATTATCGGCGTCCTCCTCGCCTTCCTGCTGGAGAATCTCGACACCGGCCTGCGCAGCATCGCGGAGATTGAAGCGATCACCGAGCTGCCGTCGCTGGCCATCATTCCCCGGTCGCGCCGCTCCACAGCCGAGCAGCTTGCGGGCATGACGACCGTGGAGCGCAACATCAACGTGCTGACCCAGCCCAAGTCCCAGTTCACGGAGTCCTTCCGCTCTCTGCGGACCGCACTGCTGCTCTCCATGAGCGAGGGCCGCGAACCGAAGTACATCCTGTTCACCAGCGCGACGCCATCGGAAGGCAAGACGACGGCGGCCACCAACCTAGCGACCGTGATGGCGCAGGGAGATGCCCGCGTGCTGCTGATCGACGCCGACCTGCGCCGGCCCAACGTTCACCACCGCTTCGGCCTGGCCGGCAAGCTGGGGCTCAGCACTATTCTCAGCGGCTCCTCGACCCTCGAGAACTCCGTTCAGAATGTGCCCGAGGTACCCAACCTGGATGTTCTGGCCAGTGGGCCGGTACCTCCCTTCCCTACCGAGATGTTGAGCTCCGAGTCCATGTCCCAACTGCTCGCCAAGGCCGGCCAGATGTATGGATACGTCATCATCGACTCGCCTCCGATCCTGTCGGTGACGGACGGCGTGCTGCTGGCGCGCCAGTCGGATATCACGGTGCTCGTCATACGCCACGGCAAGTCCAGCAAGCCCGTGGTACGACGGGCGCGCGATCTACTCGTACGCTCGGGCGCACCGCTCTCCGGTATCGTCCTCAACGCGGTCGATCTGAACTCGCCCGAGTACTACGGTTACTACGGCTACTCCGGATACTCCTACACCAGCGTCGATTCCTCGGGCTGGGAGTCCAAGGGGGCTCCGACCGAGCACCGCAACGGGAAGAAGGGCAACCGATGA
- a CDS encoding polysaccharide biosynthesis/export family protein — protein MMMPKMTPISRRLLKGVLFACMLSSLTNLGHAQFSGPSLSAPSVAPVMSPPTTDPAILYPGPRDLQILPGDGLAIHLFATPDYDYSMRVAIDGTVLLPLIGSVNLNGLTITEAQLLIAKRLKDAGMYRNPQVVIQLIDAPGQFVTITGEMHAVIPVLGERHLFDILAAAGGSGNASNLNNLGATYGQATAGGGGGSTLPPSASHIITILRSGQPKPIVVDIGTDPETAAKANIPIFPRDTIIVSRIGVVYVVGAFKTQGAIPLVQNSPLTLMQVAALSGGVGYEARNNDLRIVRTIGLERKMIQVNILKVLRGKEPDPVLQADDIIFLPSVPIKAAIKSGGLGTVLGAASILSYALINSR, from the coding sequence ATGATGATGCCTAAGATGACTCCAATATCGCGGCGGCTTCTGAAGGGCGTCTTGTTCGCCTGTATGCTGTCCAGCCTGACCAACCTTGGACACGCGCAGTTCAGCGGCCCCTCGCTCAGCGCGCCTTCCGTCGCGCCTGTCATGTCTCCACCCACCACCGATCCTGCGATCTTATATCCTGGGCCTCGGGATCTTCAGATCCTTCCTGGAGATGGGCTGGCGATCCACCTGTTCGCGACTCCTGACTATGACTACAGCATGCGTGTGGCAATCGATGGAACGGTTCTGCTACCCCTCATCGGTAGCGTCAACCTGAACGGCTTGACCATTACCGAGGCACAACTGCTAATCGCGAAGCGTCTGAAGGATGCCGGAATGTACCGCAATCCTCAGGTCGTGATTCAGCTGATAGATGCTCCCGGCCAGTTCGTCACAATCACCGGAGAGATGCACGCAGTGATTCCGGTCCTTGGCGAGCGCCACCTGTTCGATATTCTGGCAGCGGCGGGAGGAAGCGGCAACGCATCCAATCTAAACAACCTCGGAGCGACCTACGGACAAGCCACAGCCGGAGGCGGCGGCGGTTCAACCCTGCCGCCATCGGCGAGCCATATCATTACCATCCTGCGGTCGGGCCAACCCAAGCCGATCGTGGTCGACATCGGCACCGACCCGGAGACCGCCGCTAAAGCCAACATCCCTATCTTCCCTCGGGATACGATCATCGTCTCCCGCATCGGCGTCGTCTACGTTGTGGGTGCCTTCAAAACCCAGGGGGCGATCCCTCTCGTGCAGAACTCGCCCCTGACCCTGATGCAGGTCGCCGCACTGAGCGGCGGCGTCGGCTATGAGGCTCGTAATAACGATCTTCGCATCGTGCGCACGATCGGTCTGGAGCGCAAGATGATCCAGGTGAATATCCTGAAGGTGCTGCGCGGCAAAGAGCCCGATCCAGTGCTGCAGGCAGACGATATTATCTTCCTGCCGTCTGTCCCCATCAAGGCGGCGATCAAGTCCGGTGGTCTTGGCACCGTACTGGGCGCAGCATCCATTCTTTCTTACGCGCTCATCAACAGCCGCTAA
- a CDS encoding glycosyltransferase → MRILHVMATVNPDAGGPSESVRVLMSFKSIGYDGEVVSSDDPNAPFLKSLPFPVHALGPVSTTYAYNSKLVPWIKQNRHRFDGIVVNGLWTYGGRAAKQALEGKKPYLVFCHGMLDPYFKRKFPLKHMKKWVYWALAEYWVLRGAYRVLFTTRAESRLAEQSFWLHRWTGHTVPYGASRPATGTAVGEQVEEFYNVCPEVRGKRFILYLGRIHRKKGCDLLIEAFVKLAGQDPELHLVMAGPDQQGWGKDLKEIVRKGGLEDRVHWPGMLKGNVKWGAFRACEAFILPSHQENFGIAVAEALACGRPALLSDQVNIAPEIAEYGAGLMEPDTQSGTENLLSRWIATPSAERQAMSERALVCFDERYDMQRNAETIIRLIGEAQAERNYPKAVTEA, encoded by the coding sequence ATGCGCATTCTTCACGTCATGGCGACCGTCAATCCTGATGCCGGAGGGCCGTCTGAGTCGGTACGGGTACTGATGAGCTTCAAATCTATCGGCTACGACGGCGAGGTGGTATCGTCCGACGATCCCAATGCACCCTTCCTCAAGAGCCTGCCCTTCCCTGTCCACGCGCTCGGCCCTGTCTCCACCACCTACGCGTACAACAGCAAGCTCGTCCCCTGGATCAAGCAGAACCGCCATCGCTTCGACGGCATCGTGGTCAATGGGCTGTGGACCTACGGCGGGCGGGCAGCCAAACAAGCGCTCGAGGGGAAAAAACCCTACCTCGTCTTCTGCCACGGGATGCTCGATCCCTACTTCAAGCGCAAGTTCCCGCTCAAGCACATGAAAAAGTGGGTCTACTGGGCGCTGGCGGAGTACTGGGTGTTGCGCGGGGCCTACCGGGTACTGTTTACCACGCGGGCGGAGAGCCGCCTCGCCGAGCAGAGCTTCTGGCTGCATCGCTGGACCGGGCACACCGTTCCCTATGGCGCCAGCCGTCCGGCGACAGGCACCGCCGTAGGCGAGCAGGTCGAGGAGTTCTACAACGTATGCCCGGAGGTTCGCGGGAAGCGCTTCATCCTGTATCTCGGGCGTATCCACCGCAAAAAAGGCTGCGATCTGCTGATCGAGGCATTCGTCAAGCTCGCCGGGCAGGATCCTGAGTTGCACCTGGTCATGGCCGGTCCCGACCAGCAAGGCTGGGGCAAAGATCTAAAGGAGATCGTCCGCAAGGGCGGTCTCGAAGACCGCGTCCACTGGCCGGGAATGTTGAAGGGCAACGTCAAATGGGGCGCTTTTCGTGCCTGTGAGGCGTTTATTCTGCCCTCGCACCAGGAGAACTTCGGTATCGCGGTAGCCGAGGCGCTGGCCTGCGGCAGGCCCGCGCTGCTCTCGGACCAGGTCAACATCGCCCCGGAGATCGCCGAGTACGGCGCCGGGCTGATGGAGCCCGACACACAGTCCGGAACCGAGAACCTGCTCTCCCGCTGGATCGCCACTCCCTCCGCAGAGCGGCAGGCGATGAGCGAACGGGCGCTGGTCTGCTTCGACGAACGCTACGATATGCAGCGGAACGCCGAGACGATCATTCGCCTCATCGGAGAGGCCCAGGCCGAGCGCAACTACCCCAAAGCGGTGACTGAGGCATAG
- a CDS encoding putative colanic acid biosynthesis acetyltransferase, protein MAKQASYNAAEHISADTAEDAYLRPAFSFETRLRRMFWNLCWLLLYRLSPRPFHAWRTLLLRAFGAKMGPNCHFYPGSKVWAPWNLICADQVTAADGAEIYNPAPMRFGSHMIVSQDAYLCGATHDFDDPAFPLLAYEMSFGAYSWVCARASVAPGVNVGEGAVLGLASVATRNLEPWGVYAGAPAVKVKERKRPVLPDEPAALGTGVHTPS, encoded by the coding sequence ATGGCCAAGCAGGCAAGCTACAACGCGGCAGAGCACATCTCGGCAGATACGGCGGAAGACGCTTATCTGCGTCCTGCTTTCAGCTTCGAAACCCGCCTGAGACGCATGTTCTGGAACCTATGCTGGCTGCTCCTGTACCGCCTTTCGCCGCGTCCGTTTCACGCGTGGCGGACGCTGCTGCTAAGGGCGTTTGGCGCGAAGATGGGGCCGAACTGCCACTTCTATCCCGGATCGAAGGTCTGGGCTCCCTGGAACCTGATCTGCGCGGACCAGGTGACGGCTGCGGACGGGGCCGAGATCTACAATCCCGCGCCGATGCGATTCGGCTCGCACATGATCGTCTCCCAGGATGCCTATCTCTGCGGGGCGACCCATGACTTCGACGATCCGGCCTTCCCCCTGCTCGCCTATGAGATGAGCTTTGGGGCTTACTCCTGGGTCTGTGCGCGGGCCTCAGTGGCTCCTGGAGTCAATGTGGGGGAGGGAGCGGTGTTGGGGCTGGCCTCGGTCGCAACCCGCAACCTGGAGCCCTGGGGGGTATATGCGGGCGCTCCCGCGGTGAAGGTTAAAGAGCGGAAAAGACCTGTCCTGCCGGACGAACCCGCCGCGCTCGGGACGGGCGTTCACACACCTTCTTAA
- a CDS encoding nitrate/sulfonate/bicarbonate ABC transporter ATP-binding protein: MQEAIIRAEAVEKYYAQPSENRIQVISPTNLSIVAGEIVALLGPSGSGKSTLLRMLAGLSAPSAGQVYWHERPIASTEVNVSIVFQSFALFPWLTVLENVEAPLKARGIEASERRRQSLKILDTVGLDGFQAAYPKELSGGMRQRVGFARALVVEPEVLFMDEPFSALDVLTAENLRSELLELWENNTIPTRSIFIVTHNIEEAVLLADRIIVLGRNPGHVRTDFKVGLPHPRDRKAPAFTQLVDYIYKVLTQPDAQPPELPQTPAGKLSRAQRPPSYQMLPHARPGGIAGLLELLIDHNGKDDIYRLADDLAFEIDDLLPIVDAAQLLGFLTVTEGDAAITSSGAEYANSEILRQKQLFRTAAVENVLLLRQIVRALEAKSDGTVHEEFFHDVLDEQFSEEETLRQLETAINWGRYAELFDFDASRHRFILPAKPQHDAADEEEMDA; encoded by the coding sequence ATGCAGGAAGCAATCATCCGCGCGGAAGCAGTCGAGAAGTACTACGCTCAGCCGAGCGAAAACCGGATACAGGTCATCTCGCCGACCAATCTCTCCATCGTGGCGGGCGAGATCGTCGCGCTGCTCGGACCCTCCGGCTCTGGAAAATCGACCCTCCTGCGGATGCTCGCGGGCCTCTCCGCGCCCTCCGCGGGCCAGGTCTACTGGCACGAGCGCCCTATCGCCTCCACCGAGGTCAACGTCTCCATCGTCTTCCAGAGCTTCGCGCTCTTCCCCTGGCTCACCGTGCTTGAGAACGTCGAAGCGCCGCTGAAGGCTCGCGGCATCGAGGCGTCGGAGCGCCGCCGCCAGAGCCTCAAGATCCTCGACACGGTCGGTCTCGACGGCTTCCAGGCCGCCTACCCCAAGGAGCTTTCGGGCGGAATGAGGCAGCGCGTGGGGTTCGCCCGTGCCCTCGTCGTCGAGCCGGAAGTTCTCTTCATGGATGAGCCCTTCTCCGCCCTGGACGTCCTGACGGCCGAGAACCTGCGCTCTGAGCTGCTGGAGCTGTGGGAGAACAACACCATCCCCACCCGCTCCATCTTCATCGTCACCCACAACATCGAAGAAGCGGTGCTGCTGGCCGACCGCATCATCGTGCTGGGGCGCAACCCCGGCCACGTCCGCACCGACTTCAAGGTGGGGCTGCCCCATCCGCGCGACCGCAAGGCCCCGGCCTTCACCCAACTGGTCGATTACATCTACAAGGTGCTCACACAGCCCGACGCGCAGCCACCTGAGCTGCCCCAGACGCCCGCCGGGAAGCTCTCCCGTGCCCAGCGCCCTCCCAGTTACCAGATGCTCCCCCACGCTCGCCCAGGAGGCATCGCCGGACTGCTGGAGCTGCTGATCGACCACAACGGCAAGGACGATATCTATCGGCTCGCCGACGACCTCGCCTTTGAGATCGACGACCTGCTCCCCATCGTCGATGCCGCCCAGCTCCTCGGCTTCCTCACCGTCACCGAGGGCGACGCCGCCATCACATCCTCCGGGGCCGAGTACGCCAACTCCGAGATCCTGCGGCAGAAGCAGCTCTTCCGTACCGCCGCCGTCGAGAACGTGCTGCTGCTGCGCCAGATCGTGCGCGCGCTCGAGGCCAAGAGCGACGGTACCGTCCACGAGGAGTTCTTCCACGATGTGCTCGATGAGCAGTTCAGCGAAGAGGAGACCCTGCGCCAGCTCGAAACTGCCATCAACTGGGGCCGCTACGCCGAGCTGTTCGACTTCGATGCCTCCCGCCACCGCTTCATCCTGCCCGCGAAGCCCCAGCACGACGCCGCGGACGAGGAGGAGATGGACGCATGA
- a CDS encoding ABC transporter permease subunit, whose product MTPLHRSFINRPPRESSSRETLARSQVLARSWPFLLDLTVAAIALAAFYGIVRIAMFWAGRSEPEVIISQSPRALPLYAFYSVVRIGLAYLLSLFFAVGYGYVAAYSKRLEPLMIAALDILQSIPVLSFLPGVMLAMVALFPTRQLGVEMGAIVLIFTGQVWNMAFSFYSSIKSIPKELREAADINRFSPLQRLVQLELPYAAIGLIWNSIMSVAGGWFFLMACEMFVLGTRDFRLPGLGSYLQTAAGTGNGPAILWGLATMIAIIVATDQLIWRPIIAWSDKFKFEQVESSQRVNSPLLHLLTHSNAIKALRLRTTTPLREKIYIALARRRRERVAQLEAAPAVKANGTSESLLTTGRGAIMVAACAGVIFAAGHALILLRQVSGAEYLQVGKGALATFLRVNLSLLLASLWTIPVGVAIGFHPKLARIAQPVVQIVASVPAPALFPVILLALIRIGGGLGIGSIALMMLGTQWYILFNVIAGAMAIPTDLKEVATLFRFSQLQRWQTVILPGIFPFLITGLVTASGGAWNASIIAEYFHLKGQTMQTTGLGAVISGATDGGQFQILLLATIVMALMVVTTNRLVWRPLFRLSETRYRLGG is encoded by the coding sequence ATGACGCCGCTGCACAGGAGCTTCATCAACCGGCCTCCGCGTGAAAGCTCGAGCCGCGAGACGCTGGCCCGCAGCCAGGTACTGGCCCGTAGCTGGCCCTTCCTGCTCGATCTCACCGTCGCCGCCATCGCGCTCGCGGCCTTCTACGGCATCGTGCGCATCGCCATGTTCTGGGCAGGGCGGTCGGAGCCGGAGGTCATCATCTCGCAGAGCCCGCGTGCGCTGCCGCTCTACGCCTTCTACTCCGTGGTGCGCATCGGGCTGGCCTACCTGCTCTCGCTGTTCTTCGCGGTGGGCTACGGCTACGTGGCGGCGTACAGCAAGCGGCTGGAGCCGCTGATGATCGCCGCGCTCGATATCCTGCAGTCGATCCCGGTGCTCAGCTTCCTGCCCGGCGTCATGCTGGCGATGGTCGCTCTCTTCCCCACCCGCCAGCTCGGCGTCGAGATGGGGGCCATCGTGCTCATCTTCACCGGCCAGGTCTGGAACATGGCCTTCAGCTTCTACTCCTCCATCAAGAGCATCCCCAAGGAGCTGCGCGAGGCCGCCGACATCAACCGCTTCTCGCCGCTGCAACGGCTGGTGCAGCTCGAGCTGCCCTACGCCGCCATCGGCCTCATCTGGAACTCGATCATGTCCGTCGCGGGCGGCTGGTTCTTCCTGATGGCCTGCGAGATGTTCGTGCTGGGCACGCGCGACTTCCGCCTGCCCGGCCTCGGCTCGTACCTCCAGACCGCCGCGGGCACCGGCAACGGCCCGGCGATCCTGTGGGGGCTGGCTACGATGATCGCCATCATCGTGGCCACCGACCAGCTCATCTGGCGGCCCATCATCGCGTGGAGCGACAAGTTTAAATTTGAGCAGGTCGAGTCCTCGCAGCGGGTCAACTCTCCGCTGCTGCACCTGCTGACGCACTCGAACGCCATCAAGGCGCTGCGCCTGCGCACCACCACCCCGCTGCGCGAGAAGATCTACATCGCCCTGGCCCGGCGGCGGCGCGAGCGTGTCGCCCAGTTGGAGGCCGCGCCTGCCGTCAAGGCTAACGGGACCTCAGAGAGTCTGCTGACAACCGGACGCGGCGCGATTATGGTCGCCGCCTGCGCTGGAGTAATCTTCGCCGCGGGTCACGCGCTCATCCTGCTGCGGCAGGTCAGCGGCGCGGAGTATCTGCAAGTAGGCAAGGGCGCGCTCGCCACCTTCCTGCGCGTCAACCTCTCGCTGCTGCTCGCCTCGCTGTGGACGATCCCGGTCGGCGTCGCCATCGGCTTCCACCCTAAACTTGCTCGGATCGCCCAGCCGGTCGTGCAAATTGTCGCCTCCGTGCCCGCCCCGGCGCTCTTTCCGGTCATCCTGCTGGCGCTCATCCGCATCGGCGGCGGGCTGGGCATCGGCTCCATCGCGCTGATGATGCTGGGTACGCAGTGGTACATCCTGTTCAACGTCATCGCGGGCGCGATGGCCATCCCCACCGACCTCAAAGAAGTCGCGACGCTCTTCCGCTTCAGTCAGCTCCAGCGCTGGCAGACGGTGATCCTGCCGGGAATCTTCCCCTTCCTCATCACCGGGCTGGTGACGGCCTCGGGTGGGGCGTGGAACGCCAGCATCATCGCCGAGTACTTCCACCTGAAAGGCCAGACCATGCAGACAACGGGCCTCGGAGCGGTTATCAGCGGGGCGACCGACGGCGGGCAGTTCCAGATCCTGCTGCTGGCCACCATCGTGATGGCCCTGATGGTCGTTACGACCAACCGCCTGGTCTGGCGGCCGCTCTTCCGGCTCTCGGAGACGCGCTACCGGCTCGGCGGCTAA